A DNA window from Micromonospora inyonensis contains the following coding sequences:
- a CDS encoding NAD(P)/FAD-dependent oxidoreductase has product MLIIGAGVIGASAAFALAKAGHDVLVVDRNRGVGDGSTGSSAGIIRVHASDAQSSALAADALAVWNNWRDFLGADSTEEVTRFVRCGSLILDAGNGFVDRAAAAMRAAEVSFEEWSLDEMSDHFPYFDFHRFGPPRPVDDDEFWSDPTELLPGALYTPQSGYVGDPTLAAVNLMHAAQREGARLRRSATVARIDLEGARAVGATLADGSRLRADAVLVAAGPHSDSLVSAIGGTSDFRVRTRRIREELLHVPAPAGLDLALQGVHLVDGDLNINFRPELGNAFLGGSNGDLVEEQTVVEDPDEFDPLTTADVWERTTLRLARRVPALGIPRARTGVVGLYDAAEDWLPIYDRTCFDGLFVAMATSGTQFKTAPIVGELLRHVVETALDGRDHTAEPFVAPTSGRSYSTAQFSRLRDPHKGQLRG; this is encoded by the coding sequence GTGCTGATCATCGGGGCGGGGGTGATCGGCGCCAGTGCCGCCTTCGCGCTGGCCAAGGCGGGCCACGACGTGCTCGTGGTCGATCGCAACCGCGGGGTCGGAGACGGTTCGACCGGGTCGTCGGCAGGCATCATCCGCGTCCACGCGAGCGACGCGCAGAGCTCGGCGCTCGCTGCCGACGCCCTGGCGGTCTGGAACAACTGGCGTGACTTCCTCGGGGCCGACAGCACCGAGGAGGTCACGCGTTTCGTACGGTGCGGCTCGCTGATCCTCGATGCCGGGAACGGGTTCGTCGACCGAGCCGCAGCGGCGATGAGGGCCGCCGAGGTCTCGTTCGAGGAGTGGTCGCTGGACGAGATGAGCGATCACTTCCCGTACTTCGACTTCCACCGGTTCGGACCGCCCCGGCCGGTGGACGACGACGAGTTCTGGTCGGATCCGACAGAGTTGCTGCCTGGCGCTCTCTACACCCCGCAGTCGGGGTACGTCGGTGACCCGACCCTCGCGGCAGTCAATCTGATGCACGCGGCCCAGCGAGAAGGTGCCCGCCTGCGGCGTTCGGCCACCGTCGCGCGGATCGATCTCGAGGGCGCCCGCGCCGTGGGAGCAACGCTGGCCGATGGGAGCAGGTTGCGAGCGGACGCGGTTCTCGTCGCCGCCGGCCCGCACAGCGATTCACTTGTCAGTGCAATCGGCGGAACCTCCGACTTCCGGGTCCGAACCCGGCGGATCCGGGAGGAACTGCTCCACGTGCCTGCGCCTGCGGGGCTGGACCTCGCGCTGCAAGGGGTACACCTCGTGGACGGCGACCTCAACATCAACTTCCGTCCGGAGCTGGGCAACGCGTTCCTCGGTGGCAGTAACGGTGATCTCGTCGAGGAGCAGACGGTCGTCGAGGACCCCGACGAGTTCGACCCGCTGACGACGGCCGACGTCTGGGAACGCACGACTCTGCGGCTGGCCCGGCGCGTCCCGGCACTGGGCATCCCGCGTGCGCGAACCGGCGTCGTCGGGCTGTACGACGCGGCGGAGGACTGGCTGCCAATCTACGACCGGACCTGCTTCGACGGGCTGTTCGTCGCGATGGCGACCTCCGGCACACAGTTCAAGACGGCGCCGATCGTGGGTGAGCTACTTCGCCATGTCGTCGAGACAGCGCTGGACGGCCGCGACCACACCGCGGAACCCTTCGTCGCTCCCACCAGCGGGCGCAGCTATTCGACCGCGCAGTTCTCCCGGCTGCGTGATCCGCACAAGGGCCAGCTTCGGGGATGA
- the hutI gene encoding imidazolonepropionase has product MNEPPEAVVIDGIAELTTNDEANGGRIRDAALVVEGDRIAWVGPSRAAPPADRRVDLAGRAVLPGWVDSHTHMVFAGDRTAEFEARMAGEPYAAGGINVTVQATRAASEADLEANIERLVAEARRGGTTTIETKTGYGLTLTDEVRAARLAGRYVDAVTFLGAHVVPAGADPDEYVALVAGPMLDAVAPFVAAVDVFCEVGAFDEAATRRILDVARARGMARRLHGNQLGHGPGAQLAVEYGALSVDHLGFLTDDDVAALASSWAGARRGTVATVLPACDLSTRMPLAPARRLLDAGAVVAIASNCNPGTSFTTSMAFSVATAVLQMGLTVQEAVRAATLGGAIALGMDEEGWLDPRGAAQPAVGVVGPGRRADFQVLDAPSVTHLAYRPGVPLTSAVWRSGIREV; this is encoded by the coding sequence GTGAACGAGCCACCGGAAGCCGTCGTCATCGACGGCATCGCAGAGTTGACCACGAACGACGAGGCCAACGGCGGGCGGATCCGTGACGCGGCGCTGGTCGTCGAAGGAGATCGGATCGCGTGGGTCGGGCCGTCCCGTGCGGCGCCCCCCGCCGACCGGAGGGTGGACCTGGCCGGCCGGGCCGTGCTCCCGGGCTGGGTCGATTCCCACACCCACATGGTCTTCGCCGGGGACCGCACTGCGGAGTTCGAGGCGAGGATGGCCGGCGAGCCGTACGCGGCGGGCGGTATCAACGTGACGGTCCAGGCCACGCGGGCGGCGAGCGAGGCGGATCTCGAGGCGAACATCGAGCGGCTCGTAGCGGAGGCGCGCCGTGGCGGGACGACGACGATCGAGACGAAGACCGGGTACGGCCTGACCCTGACCGACGAGGTACGGGCAGCTCGCCTGGCCGGTCGGTACGTGGACGCGGTGACGTTCCTCGGCGCCCACGTCGTGCCTGCGGGCGCCGACCCGGACGAGTACGTCGCGCTCGTCGCTGGTCCGATGCTCGACGCCGTCGCTCCCTTCGTGGCGGCGGTGGATGTCTTCTGCGAGGTCGGTGCCTTCGACGAGGCGGCGACGCGGCGGATCCTCGACGTGGCCAGGGCGCGGGGAATGGCGCGTCGCCTGCACGGCAACCAGCTCGGGCACGGGCCGGGGGCGCAGCTCGCGGTCGAGTACGGCGCCCTCAGCGTGGATCACCTCGGCTTCCTGACCGACGACGACGTCGCGGCCCTGGCCTCCTCCTGGGCGGGCGCGAGGCGAGGGACGGTCGCGACCGTTCTTCCGGCCTGCGACCTCTCCACACGGATGCCGCTCGCGCCTGCCCGACGCCTCCTGGACGCCGGCGCGGTCGTCGCGATCGCCTCGAACTGCAACCCCGGGACGTCCTTCACCACCTCGATGGCGTTCTCCGTCGCCACCGCCGTGCTGCAGATGGGTCTCACCGTGCAGGAGGCGGTCCGCGCGGCGACCTTGGGAGGGGCGATCGCGTTGGGGATGGACGAGGAGGGGTGGCTCGATCCCCGGGGCGCGGCGCAGCCGGCCGTCGGGGTGGTCGGTCCTGGCCGGCGGGCGGATTTCCAGGTGCTGGACGCCCCCTCGGTCACCCACCTCGCCTACCGTCCCGGCGTCCCGCTCACGAGCGCCGTGTGGCGGTCCGGCATCCGCGAGGTCTGA
- a CDS encoding SDR family NAD(P)-dependent oxidoreductase has product MAVRHPRGLTSRPPRHFCSRLRPIAVAGATEHPHPTLIGDIMTSTIAGRTVLITGAAERAGRVFARRFAAAGAAVVVNHWKQAELAEETVELIRSAGGEAIAVEADVSNTADARRLVDQAAAWRGDVSVLIHNASSLRAKEFEDVTEDDFDASFGINIRGPFFLSQAAAAVMKKQGHGRIIALVGNSTNEAWPNLIPHGLSKTALIRLMEQLAVALSPTVQCNAVAPTQFFRSDDGTNDALRRYRGEPLVDGDTYRVGTRYEFRNGDADDVAETLLFLSTCSPYLNGTVIRLDGGKALY; this is encoded by the coding sequence GTGGCGGTCCGGCATCCGCGAGGTCTGACGTCCCGCCCGCCGAGACACTTCTGCTCCCGCCTGCGGCCCATCGCCGTCGCGGGGGCCACCGAACATCCACACCCCACTCTGATCGGAGACATCATGACTTCAACGATCGCCGGCCGGACGGTCCTCATCACCGGCGCGGCCGAACGCGCGGGCCGCGTGTTCGCGCGCAGGTTCGCAGCGGCCGGGGCGGCCGTGGTGGTGAACCACTGGAAGCAGGCGGAGCTCGCCGAGGAGACCGTCGAGCTCATCCGCTCCGCGGGCGGTGAGGCGATCGCCGTGGAGGCGGACGTGTCGAACACCGCGGACGCCCGTCGGCTCGTGGACCAGGCGGCGGCCTGGCGCGGCGACGTCTCCGTGCTGATCCACAATGCGAGCTCACTTCGCGCGAAGGAGTTCGAGGACGTGACCGAGGACGACTTCGATGCCTCGTTCGGGATCAACATCCGGGGACCGTTCTTCCTCAGCCAGGCCGCGGCGGCAGTCATGAAGAAGCAGGGGCACGGCAGGATCATCGCGCTGGTGGGCAACTCGACCAACGAGGCATGGCCGAACCTCATCCCGCATGGCCTGTCCAAGACGGCCCTGATCAGGCTCATGGAGCAGCTCGCCGTCGCCCTGTCTCCGACGGTGCAGTGCAACGCGGTGGCACCCACCCAGTTCTTCCGCTCGGACGACGGCACCAACGACGCGCTGCGTCGTTATCGCGGCGAACCGCTCGTCGACGGCGACACCTACCGGGTCGGGACGCGGTACGAGTTCCGCAACGGGGATGCGGACGACGTCGCGGAGACGTTGCTCTTCCTCTCGACGTGCTCGCCCTACCTGAACGGCACGGTCATCCGTCTCGACGGCGGGAAGGCTCTCTACTAG
- a CDS encoding Re/Si-specific NAD(P)(+) transhydrogenase subunit alpha, whose protein sequence is MMFMLIGIPSESKQSTLVAATARTVSQLTDLGYDVLVESGAGDLADQPDSAFTDAGVRVGTTDEVWAADVVVKVNAPTHEEIGRLRQGATIISMMAPGRSPELLEELQAQGVTALAMDAVPRISRAQPMDVLSSMANVAGYRAVVEAAHEFGRMFTGQVTAAGKIPPARVFVVGAGVAGLAAIGAASAMGAVVRAFDVRPEVAEQVESMGAQFVELDRSVFRTEKSSDGYAKEMTEEQQAATAAMYDEEARAADIVITTALIPGRPAPRLLTAETVAGMKNGSVVVDMAAANGGNVAGTVADQKVVTGNGVTILGYTDLAGRLAAQTSQLYGTNIVNLLKLLTPEKDGNLTLDFDDVVQRGITVVKEGQPTWPPPAVQVSASPAAATPTVAAPVKEEKAPLSAGAKVGLVLGGIVLFWLVNATAPDPIPRHFTTLMLSIVIGYYVIGKVAHALHTPLMSVTNAISGVVVVGALIQVASDNTTIRILSTVATLLASINIFGGFAVTRRMLGMFNKGA, encoded by the coding sequence ATGATGTTCATGCTCATCGGCATCCCGAGCGAGTCGAAACAGAGCACCCTGGTCGCGGCGACCGCCAGGACCGTATCCCAACTGACCGACCTCGGCTACGACGTGCTCGTCGAGTCGGGTGCCGGCGACCTCGCCGACCAGCCGGACAGCGCGTTCACCGACGCTGGTGTCCGGGTCGGTACGACGGACGAGGTGTGGGCCGCCGACGTCGTCGTGAAGGTCAACGCCCCCACGCACGAGGAGATCGGCCGGCTCCGGCAGGGTGCCACGATCATTTCGATGATGGCGCCGGGTCGTAGCCCCGAGCTGCTGGAGGAGTTGCAGGCGCAGGGCGTGACCGCGCTCGCGATGGACGCGGTGCCGAGGATCTCGCGCGCGCAGCCGATGGACGTGCTGTCCTCGATGGCGAACGTCGCGGGCTACCGCGCCGTGGTCGAGGCCGCGCACGAGTTCGGCCGGATGTTCACCGGCCAGGTGACCGCCGCGGGCAAGATCCCGCCGGCCCGGGTGTTCGTGGTGGGCGCCGGCGTCGCGGGTCTGGCCGCGATCGGTGCCGCGTCGGCGATGGGTGCGGTCGTGCGTGCGTTCGACGTGCGTCCCGAGGTGGCCGAGCAGGTCGAGTCGATGGGCGCGCAGTTCGTCGAACTGGACCGGTCGGTGTTCAGGACGGAGAAGTCCTCCGACGGCTATGCCAAGGAGATGACCGAGGAGCAGCAGGCCGCGACTGCCGCGATGTACGACGAGGAGGCGCGCGCCGCCGACATCGTCATCACCACCGCGCTGATCCCCGGGCGCCCGGCGCCGCGCCTGCTCACCGCCGAGACGGTGGCCGGCATGAAGAACGGCTCCGTGGTCGTCGACATGGCCGCGGCCAACGGCGGCAACGTCGCGGGCACCGTGGCGGATCAGAAGGTCGTCACCGGGAACGGCGTGACGATCCTGGGTTACACCGACCTCGCCGGCCGCCTCGCTGCGCAGACGTCGCAGCTGTACGGCACCAACATCGTCAACCTGCTCAAGCTGCTGACCCCGGAGAAGGACGGCAACCTGACGCTGGACTTCGACGACGTCGTCCAGCGTGGCATCACCGTCGTCAAGGAGGGCCAGCCCACCTGGCCGCCGCCGGCCGTGCAGGTCTCGGCCTCGCCCGCAGCCGCGACACCCACGGTCGCTGCTCCGGTCAAGGAGGAGAAGGCGCCGCTGTCCGCAGGTGCGAAGGTCGGTCTGGTGTTGGGCGGGATCGTCCTGTTCTGGCTGGTCAACGCGACCGCGCCGGACCCGATTCCACGGCACTTCACGACGCTGATGCTCTCGATCGTGATCGGTTACTACGTCATCGGCAAGGTGGCGCACGCGCTGCACACGCCGCTGATGTCGGTCACCAACGCCATCTCCGGCGTGGTCGTGGTCGGCGCGCTGATCCAGGTTGCTTCGGACAACACCACCATTCGGATTCTCTCCACCGTGGCGACCCTGCTTGCCTCCATCAACATCTTCGGTGGCTTCGCGGTCACGCGGCGCATGCTCGGCATGTTCAACAAGGGGGCCTGA
- the pntB gene encoding Re/Si-specific NAD(P)(+) transhydrogenase subunit beta: MDINSTTGAVYIVASLLFVLSLAGLSKHESAKNGLTYGIAGMAMALVATVALVVDVATDLDGGMISVLLTLAAITVGAVIGLWRARIVEMTGMPELIALLHSFVGLAAVAIGWNGHIEGSHHALGSLDNIHEAEVAIGIFIGAVTFTGSIVANLKLSAKMKSAPLMLPGKNVVNVGSLVLFAILTIVYAAIDAGSTGQDVVLVVLTVLALALGWHLVASIGGGDMPVVVSMLNSYSGWAAAASGFLLSNDLLIVTGALVGSSGAYLSYIMCKAMNRSFISVIAGGFGIEAGPGGEKDYGEHREIHADAVAELLAGASSVVITPGYGMAVAQAQYPVADLTAKLRAKGVNVRFGIHPVAGRLPGHMNVLLAEAKVPYDIVLEMDEINDDFDSTDVVLVIGANDTVNPAASEDPSSPIAGMPVLKVWNAHDVIVFKRSMATGYAGVQNPLFFRDNSQMLFGDAKERVEDIVRALDRVPEVSGAAIHRPALV, translated from the coding sequence ATGGACATCAACTCGACCACTGGCGCGGTGTACATCGTCGCCTCGCTGTTGTTCGTCCTCTCGCTGGCCGGCCTGTCGAAGCACGAGTCCGCCAAGAACGGACTGACCTACGGCATCGCCGGCATGGCGATGGCGCTCGTCGCGACCGTCGCCCTGGTCGTCGACGTCGCCACCGACCTCGACGGCGGCATGATCTCGGTCCTGCTCACGCTGGCCGCGATCACGGTCGGTGCCGTGATCGGCCTGTGGCGGGCCAGGATCGTCGAGATGACCGGGATGCCCGAGCTCATCGCGCTGCTGCACAGCTTCGTCGGCCTTGCCGCCGTCGCGATCGGGTGGAACGGCCACATCGAAGGCTCGCACCACGCCCTGGGCAGCCTCGACAACATCCACGAGGCCGAGGTCGCGATCGGCATCTTCATCGGCGCGGTCACCTTCACCGGCTCGATCGTCGCCAACCTGAAGCTCTCGGCGAAGATGAAGTCCGCCCCGCTCATGCTGCCGGGCAAGAACGTCGTCAACGTCGGTTCGCTGGTCCTCTTCGCGATCCTCACCATCGTCTACGCCGCCATCGACGCCGGCAGCACCGGCCAGGACGTCGTCCTCGTCGTGCTGACGGTGCTCGCTCTGGCCCTGGGCTGGCACCTGGTCGCCTCCATCGGTGGCGGCGACATGCCGGTCGTGGTCTCGATGCTCAACAGCTACTCGGGGTGGGCCGCGGCCGCCTCGGGGTTCCTGCTCAGCAACGACCTGCTGATCGTGACCGGTGCTCTGGTCGGCTCGTCCGGTGCCTACCTGTCCTACATCATGTGCAAGGCGATGAACCGCTCCTTCATCTCCGTCATCGCCGGTGGCTTCGGCATCGAGGCCGGCCCCGGGGGCGAGAAGGACTACGGCGAGCACCGCGAGATCCATGCCGACGCCGTCGCCGAGCTGCTGGCCGGCGCGTCCTCGGTCGTCATCACCCCCGGCTACGGCATGGCGGTGGCGCAGGCGCAGTACCCCGTCGCCGACCTGACCGCGAAGCTTCGCGCCAAGGGCGTCAACGTGAGGTTCGGCATCCACCCCGTGGCGGGTCGCCTTCCCGGCCACATGAACGTGCTGCTGGCCGAGGCCAAGGTGCCCTACGACATCGTGCTCGAGATGGACGAGATCAACGACGACTTCGACAGCACCGACGTGGTCCTGGTCATCGGCGCCAACGACACGGTCAACCCGGCCGCGTCGGAGGACCCGTCCTCGCCGATCGCCGGCATGCCGGTGCTGAAGGTCTGGAACGCCCACGACGTGATCGTCTTCAAACGGTCGATGGCCACCGGATACGCCGGCGTGCAGAACCCCCTGTTCTTCCGCGACAACAGCCAGATGCTCTTCGGCGACGCCAAGGAGCGGGTCGAGGACATCGTCCGAGCCCTGGACCGGGTTCCAGAGGTCAGCGGGGCGGCCATCCATCGTCCGGCGCTGGTCTGA
- a CDS encoding electron transfer flavoprotein subunit beta/FixA family protein, which translates to MNIVVLVKQVPDSGADRNLRSDDNTVDRGSANNVINEMDEYAIEEALKIKEAHGGEVTILTMGPDRASESIRKALSMGPDRAVHVVDDALHGSCAVATSKVLAAALGTLDADVVLCGAESTDGRVQVLPHMLAERLGVAALTGARKLTVDGQTLTVERQTEEGYEVVTASTPAVVSVWDTINEPRYPSFKGIMAAKKKPVRTLSLADLGVTPGEVGFDGATSAVLEHRKRPPRSGGEKVIDEGSGGVRLVEFLATEKFV; encoded by the coding sequence ATGAACATCGTCGTACTCGTCAAGCAGGTGCCCGATTCGGGCGCGGACCGCAACCTGCGTAGTGACGACAACACCGTCGACCGTGGTTCGGCGAACAATGTGATCAATGAGATGGACGAGTACGCCATCGAGGAGGCGCTGAAGATCAAGGAGGCGCACGGTGGTGAGGTGACCATCCTGACCATGGGTCCGGACCGGGCTTCCGAGTCGATCCGTAAGGCGCTTTCGATGGGCCCGGACAGGGCCGTTCACGTGGTGGACGACGCGTTGCACGGTTCCTGCGCGGTGGCCACCTCTAAGGTCCTCGCCGCCGCTCTCGGCACGCTCGACGCCGATGTGGTGCTGTGCGGGGCGGAGTCGACCGACGGGCGGGTCCAGGTGCTGCCGCACATGCTCGCCGAGCGGCTCGGTGTCGCCGCGCTGACCGGCGCGCGGAAGCTGACCGTCGACGGCCAGACGCTGACCGTCGAGCGGCAGACGGAGGAGGGCTACGAGGTGGTCACCGCCTCGACCCCGGCGGTGGTCTCCGTGTGGGACACCATCAACGAGCCGCGTTACCCGTCGTTCAAGGGCATCATGGCGGCGAAGAAGAAGCCCGTGCGGACGCTCTCCCTGGCCGACCTGGGTGTCACGCCCGGCGAGGTCGGTTTCGACGGCGCGACCAGCGCCGTGCTGGAGCACCGCAAGCGTCCGCCGCGTTCCGGCGGTGAGAAGGTCATCGACGAGGGCTCCGGCGGCGTGCGGCTGGTCGAGTTCCTCGCCACCGAGAAGTTCGTGTGA
- a CDS encoding electron transfer flavoprotein subunit alpha/FixB family protein — MSEVLVVVEATREFGVKKVTLEMLTLARELGTPAAVVLGGPGAAGALAAKLGEYGAEKIYAAESEEIDGYLVAPKATVLADLVRRVQPAAVLLASAQEGKEIAARLAVKLDNGILTDVVGLAADGTATQVAFAGSTIVTSKVTRGLPLVTLRPNSVNPVPAPATPTVEQLTVTVADTDRLARVVDRVAEQKGSRPELTEASVVVSGGRGVGNADNFMLVEELADLLGGAVGASRAAVDSGYYPHQFQVGQTGKTVSPQLYVALGISGAIQHRAGMQTSKIIVAVNKDAEAPIFELADFGVVGDLFTIVPQAAEEIRKRR; from the coding sequence ATGTCTGAGGTTCTCGTCGTCGTCGAAGCCACCCGTGAGTTCGGCGTCAAGAAGGTAACCCTCGAGATGCTCACCCTCGCCCGCGAGTTGGGTACCCCCGCCGCGGTGGTGCTCGGTGGTCCCGGCGCGGCCGGGGCGCTCGCCGCCAAGCTGGGTGAGTACGGCGCGGAGAAGATCTACGCCGCCGAGAGCGAGGAGATCGACGGCTACCTGGTGGCTCCGAAGGCCACCGTCCTGGCCGACCTGGTGCGGCGGGTCCAGCCCGCGGCGGTGCTGCTCGCCTCGGCTCAGGAGGGCAAGGAGATCGCTGCCCGCCTCGCGGTCAAGCTGGACAACGGCATCCTGACCGACGTGGTGGGCCTCGCCGCCGACGGCACTGCCACCCAGGTCGCCTTCGCCGGTTCCACCATCGTCACGTCGAAGGTCACCCGGGGCCTGCCGCTGGTCACGCTCCGGCCGAACTCGGTCAACCCCGTCCCGGCCCCGGCGACCCCGACGGTCGAGCAGCTCACCGTCACGGTGGCCGACACGGACCGGCTGGCGAGGGTGGTCGACCGGGTCGCCGAGCAGAAGGGCTCCCGTCCCGAGCTGACCGAGGCGTCGGTCGTCGTCTCCGGTGGCCGCGGGGTCGGCAACGCCGACAACTTCATGCTGGTCGAGGAGCTGGCCGACCTGCTGGGCGGGGCGGTGGGCGCGTCCCGGGCAGCGGTCGACTCCGGCTACTACCCGCACCAGTTCCAGGTCGGGCAGACCGGCAAGACCGTCTCCCCGCAGCTCTACGTCGCGCTCGGCATCTCCGGCGCGATCCAGCACCGGGCCGGCATGCAGACCTCGAAGATCATCGTCGCGGTGAACAAGGACGCCGAGGCGCCGATCTTCGAGCTGGCCGACTTCGGCGTGGTGGGCGACCTGTTCACGATCGTCCCGCAGGCCGCCGAGGAGATCCGCAAACGCAGGTGA
- a CDS encoding NAD(P)-dependent oxidoreductase produces the protein MTVVGTGAMGAPIARNLLRAGFEVAVWNRNRTRTAPLVELGATEVQDPAEMFGSKVVLSVLADDAAVREVFLDSGALTAAPEGAVHVNLATISPALAEEADTVHADHGVGYVAAPMFGGVPVAEAGTLNIVTAGAPEPVHRVRPLLEAVSAKVWLVGTESWQANVVKVAGQLLIASAIQTMSEAVAVGERGGIDAAVLVELFTSTITPGPVYTRYGNLIAASRYEPAGFTPVLGRKDVDLARAQAATTGLHLPVGDLLSALLTEAIGAGHGQQDWASLAEVQRHRDTEATR, from the coding sequence GTGACCGTGGTGGGTACAGGAGCGATGGGGGCCCCGATCGCGCGGAACCTACTGAGGGCGGGATTCGAGGTCGCGGTCTGGAATCGGAACCGTACGCGGACGGCGCCGCTGGTAGAGCTTGGCGCTACCGAGGTCCAGGACCCGGCCGAGATGTTCGGTTCGAAAGTGGTGCTGTCGGTGCTCGCCGATGACGCGGCGGTGCGTGAGGTGTTCCTGGACAGTGGCGCCCTGACGGCCGCTCCCGAGGGGGCGGTGCATGTGAACCTCGCGACGATCAGCCCCGCCCTCGCCGAGGAGGCCGACACCGTGCACGCCGACCACGGTGTCGGGTATGTGGCAGCGCCGATGTTCGGCGGCGTCCCTGTCGCCGAGGCCGGCACGCTCAACATCGTCACCGCCGGCGCCCCGGAACCCGTGCACCGCGTGCGCCCGCTGCTGGAGGCAGTGAGCGCGAAGGTGTGGCTGGTAGGCACCGAGTCGTGGCAGGCGAACGTGGTGAAGGTCGCCGGACAGTTGCTGATCGCCTCGGCGATCCAGACGATGTCCGAAGCCGTCGCCGTGGGCGAGCGCGGCGGGATCGACGCCGCGGTGCTCGTGGAGCTGTTCACCTCCACGATCACCCCCGGCCCGGTCTACACCAGGTACGGCAACCTCATCGCCGCCTCCCGGTACGAGCCTGCCGGCTTCACCCCGGTACTGGGCCGCAAGGACGTCGATCTCGCTCGCGCTCAAGCCGCGACCACGGGACTGCACCTGCCGGTGGGCGACCTGCTCTCGGCCCTGCTGACCGAGGCGATCGGCGCAGGACACGGGCAGCAGGACTGGGCGTCGCTCGCCGAGGTACAGCGCCACCGCGACACCGAGGCGACCCGATGA
- a CDS encoding CGNR zinc finger domain-containing protein, with product MGEVTVVLAEVGVAEAPPFRLDNEQLAFRFTATLSDRSGTPVDRLPTPRRLDDWLAANDLSLGSAHATEADLNLARRLREAIHRTGTATTTDTTPDRADLDLINTLARDSRTFPELDKTRLRWRTRSRHPVRAALGLIAQDAIIALGGHQRGQVKACEHADCGGLYLDTSRGQNRRWCSMNTCGNRAKKAKFRHQSVAKTPI from the coding sequence ATGGGTGAGGTGACGGTGGTGTTGGCCGAGGTGGGCGTGGCAGAGGCTCCGCCATTCCGGCTGGACAACGAACAGCTTGCCTTCCGCTTCACCGCCACCCTCAGCGACCGCAGCGGTACCCCGGTCGACCGCCTGCCCACCCCCAGACGTCTAGACGACTGGCTCGCCGCGAACGACCTGAGCCTCGGGTCCGCTCACGCCACGGAGGCCGACCTGAACCTCGCCCGCCGGCTCCGCGAGGCCATCCACCGCACCGGCACCGCTACCACCACCGACACGACCCCCGACCGAGCGGACCTCGACCTCATCAACACCCTCGCCCGCGACAGTCGGACATTCCCCGAACTCGACAAGACCCGGCTGCGCTGGCGCACCCGGTCGAGGCACCCGGTCCGCGCCGCACTCGGCCTCATCGCCCAGGACGCGATCATCGCCCTCGGCGGGCATCAGCGCGGTCAGGTCAAGGCGTGCGAGCACGCGGACTGCGGTGGTCTCTACCTCGACACCAGTCGGGGTCAGAACCGCCGCTGGTGCTCGATGAACACCTGCGGCAACCGCGCCAAGAAAGCCAAGTTCCGGCACCAGAGCGTCGCGAAAACCCCGATATGA
- a CDS encoding cupin domain-containing protein produces the protein MTSRFLSRHRYSLYVSEPTGDFDMLAPTSTRNGIGIHAGSKRVAVRSARDGDGLASPQGQALIPTVSQQLCGTSGISACAVVMQPGKVARLHLHARTEIVVVCVEGWAATLIGPDFEPVLHGPGEFMYVPEGVLHSAVNLSFEHRVVAYEFRTDPKLNEDVVLVPEQEEAMLEAATELQRRFAEGSLKVPSHWGLTRTSRPDGQ, from the coding sequence GTGACTTCGCGGTTCTTGAGCCGCCACCGCTACTCGCTGTACGTCTCCGAGCCGACGGGAGATTTTGACATGCTTGCGCCAACGAGTACGAGAAATGGAATTGGCATTCACGCCGGCAGCAAGAGGGTGGCCGTCCGCTCGGCCAGGGATGGCGATGGTTTAGCCAGTCCTCAGGGGCAGGCGCTGATCCCGACGGTCAGCCAACAGCTGTGTGGGACGAGCGGAATTTCGGCCTGCGCGGTAGTGATGCAACCCGGCAAGGTGGCGCGGCTGCATCTGCATGCGCGGACAGAAATCGTGGTGGTCTGCGTAGAGGGTTGGGCGGCCACGTTGATCGGACCTGACTTCGAGCCGGTACTGCATGGACCGGGTGAGTTCATGTACGTGCCCGAAGGTGTCCTCCATTCTGCCGTGAATTTGAGCTTTGAGCATCGTGTGGTGGCGTATGAGTTTCGGACTGACCCGAAGCTCAACGAGGATGTGGTGCTGGTGCCTGAGCAGGAAGAAGCCATGCTGGAGGCGGCGACCGAACTACAGCGACGTTTCGCGGAGGGCAGCCTGAAGGTGCCGAGCCACTGGGGCCTCACGAGAACTTCCCGCCCTGATGGCCAGTAG